The genomic DNA CATTGGTGAAGTCGAATGAGCTCTTCGTTCCCGGGTCATCGAAAGTAAAGCGGGCGCCTTTGCCGTCGAGTTGCACAGCGGTATTGTTTTCTGAGAAGCCGGGATACTCCGGTGCCCGTGGTCCCGCGACATCCCGGTGAACTCCGCCGTGCGATTCCAGACGAGTCGATTCCTCATTTCCGAATCCCCAATAAGCGACTGGCGCAGTGGCATCTGCCAGAAGCGACTGCGCTGATGCAAACATGAGCAAAACTAATAACGGCATTGCTCGCACGGATTGTTCAATTAGAGAACAGGGCCATTTGAAATTGAAAGGTGACGAACGCTTCATGACTTCTCCGAGCTATTTGTGGCATCAAATCGAGATGCTGGTTCAGGCGGGATTGAACGGGCCAGTTGGGCTGACGCGATCAATTGATCAGGATCGGTTAATTCAGGGCTAATTATTAGGACTCAACGGCGGTAGACCAGCTATGAACACAGGGTCGACTTTCGATGCTGTTCCTGAAGCCGCATGTTGAAAGAAAAGTTCTTCCACTTGCTCTCCCTCCGCATAACCCATTTCAGAAAGATCAATTCCCACTCCAATCACACGAAAGTGTAAATGGCTCACATCCACTTTGAGGGAATCTTTATAGGATTTCAGATCTTCAAGAGAAACTGCCGTGTTGGGATATCGGTGAGACCAGAGCATCGTCAATTCCCGTAATGATGGGGAATTCATTGTTAAGTCGAACTTTGTGACGGTCAATGGATTTAAATCCGTTCGGTTTGAAACCGGATATACATGAAAAGGGTCGCCGTCCGGGGGATTGGTGTACAGCTGGACTTCAAAGAGAACGACATCTGGCCCCGCGTGATTTACGACTGGATTTCGAAATCGGATTCCCAATCCGGGAGGACGTTCGGAGTCCACATTGGATTGGGAGTCAAATACAGGTATAGGGTCCAGTGGAAGTGGCTGACCACCAAAATTAATCAGTCCGGTTGTCAGGTTGCGATCTTCCAGCCACTCAGCCGGGCGACTTGGCGGAGTCCGAGTCCCTGATAAATATCCATTGGGTTCTGGTTCGGGATCAGACCGAAACCAGGTGACTTCAATCGGTACCAATTCCTCAGAGGAATAATGCTGAAGGAGCCCATTTCGTTGCACTTTAAGCGAAATCAGTTCATCGACAGAGGACTCCACTGTTGATGATGCCTGATAACTCACCAGTCGATCGGGAAGCTGGAAACGATAAGGTTGTGGATTAAATCCCGCTTTTTGTCCTGTATGATCATGAAACCCACCAATACGAGCTGCTTCGCCATCAGTTAACTGAATAAAATCGGCGTGTTCTTTTTGTGCAGCCTCAGGAAAGTCAGAAGATGACTGGTCATCCGAACTTTGAGGAGTTGAATAGAGATCGGCTGCTCCTTCAAGGACATGTACTTCCGCCTCATTATTATCCTGGACATTCACATAGAAACGCGTGCCGCGGTCAATCACTTTGGTGACCGGCGTAATCACTTCAAACCCCTCAGCTCCTGGAGGAGCATGAACTGAGCAAGCACCCGTGTTCAGGACCAGGCAATTTTCTGTTGTGACCTGAAAAATAGAAGGCCCCTCGATAATTGTTGTGGCTCCCGAGGGGAATTTCAATTTTACGATGCCGCTTTGCAGCATGTAGTCTCGACTCAGCTCCACACCGGTTCCAGTGGCTAGAACCGACTGATCAAAAAATCTTGCCCGGACTTCTCCAGTAAGAATCACATTTGATTTTTTTGGTAATGATGTGGAATCCTGCTTCGCAATCGTATCGACTCTCACCTCATTTCTGACAAACAGTCCAAGTGCGATTAATAGTGAAGCGACCGCAAAACCCAGTGATGCAAAAATGAGTTTTCGAGAAACCGAAATGTCAGATCGGCCTGAAGAAAAGAGGGTGGCAAATGACTGATTTGTCGCATGGGGTGAGGTGGGCATGG from Rubinisphaera italica includes the following:
- a CDS encoding FecR domain-containing protein, with the translated sequence MNDSKMKPSPEDDDHFEFLETIMRFQDGSLNPAEVQEFEDAICSDPAKKKLFQQVQVRTAAIHDLFRLDAYGRSGKFQEENVADTKSMPTSPHATNQSFATLFSSGRSDISVSRKLIFASLGFAVASLLIALGLFVRNEVRVDTIAKQDSTSLPKKSNVILTGEVRARFFDQSVLATGTGVELSRDYMLQSGIVKLKFPSGATTIIEGPSIFQVTTENCLVLNTGACSVHAPPGAEGFEVITPVTKVIDRGTRFYVNVQDNNEAEVHVLEGAADLYSTPQSSDDQSSSDFPEAAQKEHADFIQLTDGEAARIGGFHDHTGQKAGFNPQPYRFQLPDRLVSYQASSTVESSVDELISLKVQRNGLLQHYSSEELVPIEVTWFRSDPEPEPNGYLSGTRTPPSRPAEWLEDRNLTTGLINFGGQPLPLDPIPVFDSQSNVDSERPPGLGIRFRNPVVNHAGPDVVLFEVQLYTNPPDGDPFHVYPVSNRTDLNPLTVTKFDLTMNSPSLRELTMLWSHRYPNTAVSLEDLKSYKDSLKVDVSHLHFRVIGVGIDLSEMGYAEGEQVEELFFQHAASGTASKVDPVFIAGLPPLSPNN